One segment of Nostoc flagelliforme CCNUN1 DNA contains the following:
- a CDS encoding zinc-dependent alcohol dehydrogenase family protein: MKAVLMTAAGSPEVLQVQEVPNPAVPVGNTELLVRLVAAGINPIDTKLRSRGTFYPDRTPTILGCDGAGIVEAVGASVQRFRPGDEVYFCYGGLGAHQGNYAEYTVVDERFVARKPASISFAEAAAAPLVLITAWEALYERGRLEPGERVLIHAGAGGVGHVAIQLAKLKGATVSTTVGSEEKADFVKQLGADHVIFYKQTDFVQAALDWTNGEGVDLAFDTVGGETFHKTFPAVRVYGDIVTILEPDANTVWKTARQRNLRIGLELMLTPALLGLEESLQHHAEILEQCATWIDESKLKIHVSHKFPLKEAAKAHQLIESGSVTGKIVLLISDD; encoded by the coding sequence GTGAAAGCAGTCTTGATGACAGCAGCTGGCAGTCCCGAAGTTCTGCAAGTACAGGAAGTGCCAAACCCTGCTGTTCCTGTAGGTAATACTGAACTTTTAGTACGTTTGGTGGCGGCTGGCATTAACCCCATTGATACTAAACTTCGTAGCCGAGGCACTTTCTACCCCGATCGCACGCCGACAATTTTAGGATGTGATGGTGCTGGTATAGTCGAAGCAGTGGGTGCTAGTGTTCAGCGTTTTCGCCCAGGCGATGAGGTATATTTTTGCTACGGTGGCTTGGGCGCACACCAAGGTAATTATGCTGAATATACTGTTGTGGATGAGCGCTTTGTGGCACGTAAACCCGCGTCTATCTCCTTTGCCGAAGCAGCAGCAGCGCCTTTAGTGTTAATCACCGCCTGGGAAGCTTTATACGAACGGGGACGATTGGAACCTGGCGAAAGGGTTTTGATTCATGCGGGTGCAGGTGGTGTCGGGCATGTAGCAATTCAATTGGCGAAACTCAAAGGTGCTACTGTTTCCACCACAGTGGGTTCTGAGGAAAAAGCTGATTTTGTCAAACAACTAGGTGCTGATCATGTAATTTTTTACAAACAAACAGACTTTGTACAAGCAGCATTGGATTGGACTAACGGCGAAGGCGTAGACTTGGCTTTTGATACCGTAGGCGGCGAAACCTTTCACAAAACCTTCCCCGCAGTGCGAGTATATGGTGATATTGTGACGATTCTCGAACCAGATGCCAACACTGTTTGGAAAACTGCTAGACAACGCAATCTCCGCATTGGTTTAGAATTAATGCTCACACCAGCGTTGCTAGGATTAGAAGAAAGCCTCCAGCACCATGCAGAAATTCTCGAACAATGTGCCACCTGGATCGATGAAAGCAAATTAAAAATCCATGTTAGCCACAAATTCCCTTTAAAAGAAGCAGCCAAGGCGCACCAACTAATTGAAAGCGGTTCTGTGACAGGTAAAATTGTTCTACTCATTAGCGACGATTGA
- a CDS encoding pentapeptide repeat-containing protein — protein sequence MHNLSFKHKCTQRLNPKIPRKLSLRTSAFPFAFLCVLSILLFLPLPTSAAQTQPERTPLTLELLQERLRTPTLREGNLTVDLQKMVIDLRPENVSFRDAFYQLLRKDLGAKPLGLDLSYTLILGDFVGSDLGLRTPLYAQAIAPIFTATEQKELERLRFVCLESLTNSKDCRSLLGTQSTPSSEIAVFRGVLTLMQTRFNGEMKFSNTFFLQSVDAQGATFLQSTNWAETRFGRPVSFSGAKFKQPSNFQGSIFFDKANFKQTQFQELADFQGSIFEKTANFNQATFKQLAKFNSGQWQENADFSDVHFANQAQFTKANFNQFLLLTEATFEQAVTFREVEFNLLVNLQGASILNQADFSDARFSTEACLSVPGLTFNSNQAKILGNPGQIGKMFCIPTLQGNENILRNLGQNFRQQQQVADANELEYTKQQLRLVEMSRRLTATNINSASVASLINLGFSATQAEAIAQRRLIKLFRNSSELLTLADIDLEKYTQLSERLIVGEPLSIVGWLLQAWSCLGLSVLLLLSGYGTNFWLVFGVGGVAIAYFGLLFWLVDRYRRLHPVPIIPTSYETISIFVSFSVLEFLSLLAIFRNAQQPWLTLGCLLIIIVPVPMALLIRLYQQGRYHDLMDVSYFTEDGTFRQLRLLIGRLPVIPRNETFRERYMPLLCDRRWNWLNYYDFSLNNLVKLGFNDIRLRDEHLPGIISALAWYQWSLGLIYITLVLWTLSRTIPGLNLLIYLK from the coding sequence TTGCATAATTTATCTTTTAAACACAAATGCACCCAGAGGTTAAACCCAAAGATACCCAGAAAGCTCTCTCTGCGTACCTCTGCGTTTCCCTTTGCGTTCCTTTGCGTTTTATCAATTCTCCTCTTCCTCCCCCTACCTACTTCAGCAGCACAAACGCAACCAGAACGCACACCCTTAACTCTAGAATTATTACAAGAACGTCTACGCACACCCACACTCCGCGAAGGCAATTTGACGGTGGATTTGCAGAAGATGGTGATTGATTTGCGCCCAGAAAACGTTAGCTTTCGTGATGCTTTTTACCAACTGTTACGAAAAGACCTAGGTGCAAAGCCTCTGGGTTTAGACCTCAGCTATACCCTGATTTTAGGGGATTTTGTGGGCAGCGATTTGGGTTTAAGAACCCCCTTATACGCGCAAGCCATTGCTCCGATTTTCACCGCCACCGAACAAAAAGAACTAGAACGTTTGCGCTTCGTTTGTCTGGAGTCACTCACGAACTCCAAAGATTGCCGATCGCTTTTAGGAACACAGTCAACTCCATCCAGTGAAATCGCCGTCTTTCGTGGTGTCTTGACACTAATGCAAACCCGTTTCAATGGCGAAATGAAGTTCTCTAATACATTCTTTCTTCAGTCTGTGGATGCCCAAGGTGCAACTTTTCTCCAATCCACTAATTGGGCTGAAACCCGATTTGGTCGTCCCGTCAGCTTTAGCGGTGCTAAATTCAAGCAACCAAGCAATTTCCAGGGTAGTATTTTTTTTGACAAAGCTAATTTTAAACAAACTCAATTTCAGGAACTCGCTGATTTTCAAGGCAGTATCTTTGAAAAGACTGCCAACTTTAACCAAGCAACTTTTAAGCAATTGGCTAAATTCAATAGTGGGCAGTGGCAAGAAAATGCTGATTTTTCTGATGTCCACTTTGCGAATCAAGCCCAGTTTACTAAAGCAAATTTTAATCAGTTCCTCCTTTTAACAGAAGCAACTTTTGAGCAAGCTGTCACATTTCGAGAAGTGGAATTTAATCTACTGGTGAATTTGCAAGGTGCAAGCATTCTCAACCAAGCAGATTTTAGCGATGCGAGGTTTTCTACAGAAGCTTGTTTAAGCGTACCTGGTTTAACTTTTAACTCTAACCAAGCAAAAATTTTAGGTAATCCTGGTCAGATTGGTAAGATGTTCTGCATCCCTACATTGCAAGGTAATGAGAACATCTTGCGGAATTTGGGGCAAAATTTCCGTCAGCAACAACAAGTTGCCGATGCTAATGAACTGGAATACACAAAACAACAGCTGCGATTAGTAGAAATGAGTCGCCGTTTGACAGCTACAAATATTAATAGTGCATCCGTCGCAAGTTTGATTAATCTGGGTTTTTCTGCAACTCAAGCCGAAGCGATCGCCCAGCGTCGTCTGATAAAATTATTTCGCAACAGCAGTGAGTTACTCACCTTAGCAGACATCGATTTAGAAAAATACACACAACTCAGTGAGCGCTTAATTGTTGGTGAACCCCTTTCTATCGTTGGCTGGTTACTGCAAGCTTGGAGTTGCTTGGGGTTGAGTGTACTGCTGTTGTTGAGTGGCTATGGTACGAATTTTTGGTTAGTGTTTGGTGTGGGAGGAGTTGCGATCGCTTATTTCGGCTTACTATTTTGGCTAGTGGATCGCTATCGTCGCCTGCATCCTGTACCAATTATTCCCACATCCTACGAAACCATTTCGATATTCGTGAGTTTTAGCGTTTTAGAATTCTTAAGCTTACTAGCCATCTTTCGCAATGCTCAACAACCTTGGCTGACATTGGGTTGTCTTTTAATAATTATCGTCCCCGTTCCAATGGCTTTATTAATCCGACTTTACCAACAAGGTCGTTATCATGATTTAATGGACGTTTCTTACTTCACAGAAGACGGCACATTTCGCCAATTACGATTGTTGATTGGACGTTTGCCAGTGATACCAAGGAATGAGACGTTTCGGGAACGATATATGCCTCTGTTGTGCGATCGCCGTTGGAACTGGCTCAACTACTATGATTTTAGTCTCAACAACCTAGTTAAATTAGGGTTTAACGACATCCGCCTGCGAGACGAACATCTACCTGGCATCATCTCTGCACTTGCTTGGTATCAATGGAGTTTGGGTTTAATTTACATCACTCTCGTTTTGTGGACACTTTCTCGCACAATTCCGGGATTGAATTTGCTGATTTATCTGAAGTAA
- a CDS encoding ribosomal eL19 family protein, which translates to MEESAVNPLNGGVNPLNAGRPNSVTSFATNGNLSAEGSLLTGGSNLLLGNGNNPIPGGGINPFAGDGGSQLQQLIFDRLKLILGDNFFKDIDNTLAGGSNPIAGGGNPIASGANPFAGGANPFAGGANPFAGGGNLIAGAANPFVGGGNPIAGAANPFAGGSNPFASGSNPFAGGANPFAGGGNPIAGGANPFAGGGSPIASGANPFAGGGNPIAGGANPFAGGGNPIAGAGTLLQQSPFDPLKEVLGNNIPFSNGGNTSNPGSQTFNEDNAPVGNGNRNFGNNNATIGNFNSDYGSNSATIGNGNWNFNNDNTTIGNGNWLFGKGNTTLGNGNWYWDDGSNNSTLGNGNWHFGSDNATIGNGNWDFGTDNTIIGNGNWVFTSGNEIIGNGNWLADTGNTKIGNVNNISSLQLSPLGIKTDVNNLIDSLIGKIGQNFLGFTGDFDESSSQTFNRLISSKSVGNDTDISIDIQQLLASLSPIQENFINYQPVQNPQPVSEPASSVSLVVMGLMCLLLSLFKKQQHC; encoded by the coding sequence ATGGAAGAGTCTGCTGTCAATCCCCTTAATGGTGGAGTTAATCCCTTAAATGCAGGTAGACCTAACAGCGTTACTTCCTTTGCTACCAATGGCAATTTGTCTGCTGAAGGTAGCCTGTTGACGGGTGGTAGCAATCTGTTATTAGGTAACGGTAACAATCCCATTCCAGGTGGCGGTATTAACCCGTTTGCAGGCGATGGTGGCAGTCAGCTTCAGCAATTAATCTTTGATCGATTAAAGTTAATTTTGGGTGATAACTTTTTCAAGGACATTGACAACACATTGGCAGGAGGTAGTAACCCGATTGCAGGCGGTGGAAACCCGATTGCAAGTGGTGCAAACCCCTTTGCAGGTGGTGCAAACCCTTTTGCAGGTGGTGCAAACCCCTTTGCAGGCGGTGGTAATCTGATCGCAGGTGCTGCAAACCCTTTTGTCGGCGGTGGTAATCCGATCGCAGGTGCTGCAAACCCTTTTGCAGGTGGTTCAAACCCATTTGCAAGTGGTTCAAACCCATTTGCAGGTGGTGCAAACCCTTTTGCCGGCGGTGGTAATCCAATCGCAGGTGGTGCAAACCCTTTTGCCGGCGGTGGTAGTCCGATCGCAAGTGGTGCAAACCCTTTTGCCGGCGGTGGTAATCCGATCGCGGGTGGTGCAAACCCTTTTGCCGGTGGTGGTAATCCGATCGCAGGTGCTGGAACTCTGCTTCAACAATCGCCTTTCGATCCGTTGAAAGAAGTCCTTGGTAACAACATACCTTTTAGTAACGGTGGGAATACATCTAATCCTGGTAGCCAAACCTTTAATGAGGACAACGCACCGGTTGGTAATGGTAACAGGAACTTTGGTAATAATAACGCAACTATTGGTAATTTTAACTCGGATTATGGCAGTAACAGCGCAACCATTGGCAATGGTAACTGGAACTTTAATAATGACAACACAACCATTGGTAATGGCAACTGGCTATTTGGAAAGGGTAACACAACCCTTGGTAACGGCAACTGGTATTGGGACGACGGAAGTAATAATTCAACATTAGGTAATGGTAATTGGCACTTCGGCAGTGACAACGCAACCATTGGAAACGGCAATTGGGACTTTGGTACTGATAACACAATTATTGGTAATGGTAACTGGGTTTTTACCAGTGGAAATGAAATTATTGGTAATGGCAATTGGTTAGCGGATACTGGCAACACAAAGATTGGAAACGTCAACAATATCAGCAGTTTACAGTTATCTCCACTAGGGATCAAGACTGATGTTAACAATCTGATTGACTCTCTTATAGGTAAAATAGGTCAAAATTTTCTTGGGTTCACAGGAGATTTTGATGAATCGAGTAGCCAAACGTTTAACCGCCTCATCTCTTCTAAAAGTGTTGGTAATGATACTGATATATCTATCGATATTCAGCAACTTTTGGCATCACTCAGCCCAATTCAAGAAAATTTCATCAATTATCAGCCTGTGCAAAACCCTCAGCCTGTCTCAGAACCTGCTTCTTCAGTGTCATTAGTAGTAATGGGACTTATGTGTTTGCTGTTGTCACTGTTCAAAAAACAACAACACTGTTAA
- a CDS encoding serine hydrolase, translating to MLQSIEQRIERVINNLLPATALEGKFGLPKTLNEQLAHHHTPGISIAVINDFEIEWARGFGVCEARTSCEVTPNTLFQAASISKPVFALAVMHLAQQGRLNLDEDVNNYLTSWRVPAIADWQPRITLRQLLSHTAGLNVHGFPGYSNSDPLPTTVQVLNGELPANTEKIEVNIIPGLHYRYSGGGTTVAQQVLVDLLKQPFPEIMRELVLDPLHMTNSTYQQPLPNDWSTRAATAHPFSGIPLEGKHHVYPEMAAAGLWTTPSDLAKVGVELLRVLRGFSPTVWSKETVEEMLRPQQIEQTQGANSEFVGLGNGLFVGLGFFAGGGIGDGFYFFHSGKNEGFVALMRVYAHIGKGAVVMLNSNEVELMQEVMRSLALEYNWPDVFEKEKPIITLSQAESYSGLYLTKSGLQFKVVSQDENLFIQCGQQPPLQFFPTSELEFFAKAVNTSICFERDDTGNITAMTLSQAGVTSLRQQADKQIRAERQG from the coding sequence CACCACACCCCAGGTATTAGTATTGCAGTTATTAATGATTTTGAAATCGAATGGGCGCGTGGATTTGGGGTGTGTGAGGCCAGAACAAGTTGTGAAGTTACACCAAATACGTTGTTTCAAGCAGCCTCAATCAGCAAACCTGTTTTCGCTTTAGCAGTCATGCATCTTGCACAGCAAGGTCGTCTCAATCTGGATGAGGATGTTAATAACTATCTCACCTCATGGCGTGTACCTGCGATCGCTGATTGGCAGCCCCGAATAACGCTGCGCCAGTTGTTGAGCCACACTGCTGGCTTGAATGTGCATGGCTTTCCTGGCTATTCCAACTCAGATCCATTGCCAACAACAGTTCAAGTTCTCAATGGCGAACTTCCAGCCAATACCGAGAAAATAGAAGTCAATATCATCCCTGGTTTACATTACCGCTATTCGGGTGGCGGCACAACAGTTGCCCAACAGGTATTGGTTGATTTGCTCAAGCAACCTTTTCCAGAAATCATGCGCGAATTGGTACTTGACCCGTTGCACATGACAAATAGTACCTACCAACAACCGCTTCCCAACGATTGGTCAACAAGAGCAGCAACAGCTCACCCGTTCTCTGGTATCCCACTTGAAGGCAAGCACCATGTTTATCCTGAGATGGCAGCAGCCGGTTTGTGGACAACGCCATCAGATTTAGCCAAAGTTGGCGTTGAACTCTTGCGAGTATTGCGTGGGTTCTCTCCTACTGTGTGGAGTAAAGAGACGGTAGAAGAAATGTTGCGTCCCCAACAGATAGAGCAAACACAAGGAGCCAATAGTGAGTTTGTGGGATTAGGGAATGGATTATTTGTGGGATTAGGATTCTTCGCGGGTGGTGGAATTGGTGATGGTTTCTACTTTTTTCATAGTGGTAAAAATGAAGGATTTGTAGCATTGATGCGTGTTTACGCACATATTGGAAAAGGTGCTGTTGTCATGCTCAACTCGAATGAAGTTGAACTGATGCAAGAAGTAATGCGATCTCTTGCGCTTGAGTATAACTGGCCTGACGTGTTTGAGAAAGAAAAACCAATCATCACCCTGTCGCAAGCTGAAAGCTACTCAGGGTTATACTTAACAAAATCTGGATTGCAGTTCAAAGTAGTGAGCCAAGATGAGAATTTGTTTATACAATGTGGACAGCAGCCGCCGTTACAGTTTTTTCCTACATCAGAACTAGAATTCTTTGCTAAAGCAGTAAATACGAGTATTTGCTTTGAAAGGGATGACACAGGCAATATCACTGCAATGACTTTAAGCCAAGCAGGTGTCACAAGTTTAAGACAACAAGCGGATAAACAGATTAGAGCAGAGAGACAGGGGTGA